One part of the Thiothrix nivea DSM 5205 genome encodes these proteins:
- a CDS encoding peptidoglycan-binding domain-containing protein, whose protein sequence is MKFLRPLPHTPIKPAILLVATLTTLPAASAKAQEDIICQAQVLAPASYQTSSENVTVFEAGAAYSTTPVQMGYGGRKVKIADAYVEYSIIPAVFKEVTETIEVERERVEIETLPPTYRTETKRIKVKEATQRWNPACPQVQSDTGQQVPPYCLLAVPAEYTEVTREVIDTPARTIKKIIPARTETVIRKVLVEPAKVVRKEMPAVYTTVKLARVEQPSKVVTTQLPAKTQAIPSHKQTRPERIVQMPALCETSVSHDTILQLQGHLQQQGYYQGTPDGVLGPKTRAALTRYQENNQLAAGAITLETLRKLHLR, encoded by the coding sequence ATGAAATTTTTACGACCACTTCCACACACCCCTATCAAACCCGCCATCCTACTGGTTGCCACCTTGACAACCCTACCTGCTGCCAGCGCTAAAGCCCAGGAAGACATTATCTGCCAGGCACAGGTACTGGCTCCGGCCAGCTATCAAACCAGCAGCGAAAACGTCACGGTGTTTGAAGCAGGCGCGGCCTATTCGACCACCCCGGTACAAATGGGCTACGGCGGACGCAAGGTAAAAATAGCGGATGCCTACGTGGAATACAGCATTATCCCCGCCGTTTTCAAAGAGGTCACCGAAACCATCGAGGTCGAGCGTGAACGGGTCGAAATCGAAACCCTGCCCCCCACCTACCGCACCGAAACCAAACGCATCAAGGTGAAGGAAGCCACCCAGCGCTGGAACCCCGCCTGCCCACAAGTGCAGTCAGATACCGGACAACAGGTTCCCCCCTACTGCCTGCTGGCAGTACCGGCGGAATACACGGAAGTGACCCGTGAAGTCATTGACACCCCTGCCCGCACCATTAAGAAAATCATTCCTGCCCGCACCGAAACGGTGATCCGCAAAGTGCTGGTGGAACCCGCCAAGGTCGTGCGCAAGGAAATGCCCGCCGTTTACACCACCGTCAAACTGGCGCGTGTGGAACAGCCCTCCAAGGTCGTCACCACCCAGCTTCCGGCCAAAACCCAGGCCATCCCCAGCCACAAGCAAACCCGCCCGGAACGCATCGTGCAAATGCCCGCGCTGTGTGAAACCAGCGTCAGCCACGACACCATCCTGCAACTTCAGGGCCACCTGCAGCAACAAGGTTACTATCAGGGCACGCCAGACGGCGTGCTGGGGCCAAAAACCCGCGCTGCCCTCACCCGCTACCAGGAGAATAACCAGCTTGCCGCCGGAGCCATCACGCTGGAAACCCTGCGAAAATTGCACCTCCGATAG
- the holA gene encoding DNA polymerase III subunit delta, which yields MQVRAEQIEDHLQRSLAPVYLVAGDEPLQVMETADAIRKAALSQGFSERDVLNVDAQFNWNILYDAAGALSLFADRKLLDVRMASCKAGQSGVKALAHYLDCLPSDKILLLQTGRLDKACKSNAWVKKVEQLGVLVQVWDLSPAQTLAWIARRMRQTGLQPDNEAVRYLTERVEGNLLAAVQEIGKLALLFGSQPLTASDIMTVVADSSRFSVFDLADAILAQDARRICHIMRVLQEEDTAAPLLVWALSDLLRQLYAGRENIRSNLSIQPLLMRMPKPRQALFQNALRRMMAADWPQLFAHAARLDRHSKGVGQDASRHPQRLWDEMLDLALALAGQRMTTPP from the coding sequence ATGCAAGTCCGCGCCGAACAGATCGAAGACCATCTCCAGCGTTCCCTCGCCCCGGTTTACCTGGTGGCGGGTGATGAGCCGTTGCAGGTGATGGAAACCGCTGATGCCATCCGCAAAGCTGCGCTGAGCCAGGGTTTCAGCGAGCGCGACGTGCTCAATGTTGACGCCCAGTTTAACTGGAATATTCTGTACGATGCGGCAGGCGCGCTTTCCCTGTTTGCCGACCGCAAACTGCTGGATGTGCGTATGGCGAGCTGCAAGGCTGGGCAGTCTGGCGTCAAGGCATTGGCGCATTATCTGGACTGCCTGCCCAGTGATAAAATTCTGTTGCTCCAGACCGGCAGGCTGGATAAAGCCTGTAAAAGTAATGCCTGGGTAAAGAAAGTTGAACAGTTGGGCGTGCTGGTGCAAGTGTGGGATCTTTCACCCGCGCAAACCCTGGCCTGGATCGCGCGGCGGATGCGCCAGACAGGCTTGCAGCCCGACAACGAAGCGGTGCGCTACCTGACCGAGAGGGTGGAAGGTAACCTGCTGGCAGCGGTGCAGGAAATCGGCAAGCTGGCCTTACTGTTCGGCAGCCAGCCGCTTACGGCCAGCGACATCATGACCGTGGTGGCCGACAGTTCCCGCTTCAGCGTGTTTGATCTGGCCGATGCTATCCTGGCGCAGGATGCCCGCCGTATCTGCCATATCATGCGGGTGTTGCAGGAAGAGGATACGGCAGCCCCGCTGCTGGTGTGGGCGCTTTCCGACCTGTTGCGCCAGTTGTATGCAGGCCGTGAAAACATCCGCAGCAACCTTTCCATCCAGCCCTTGCTGATGCGGATGCCGAAACCGCGTCAGGCGCTGTTCCAGAATGCCCTGCGGCGGATGATGGCGGCAGATTGGCCGCAGTTGTTTGCCCATGCTGCGCGGCTAGACCGGCATAGCAAGGGGGTGGGGCAGGATGCTTCACGCCATCCGCAGCGGCTGTGGGATGAAATGCTGGATTTGGCGCTGGCGTTGGCTGGGCAGCGGATGACTACTCCACCTTGA
- the pdxA gene encoding 4-hydroxythreonine-4-phosphate dehydrogenase PdxA: protein MAQRPRLAITVGEPAGIGPDIILMLLQQQQWPTDLVIIADPAVMQERARQLGINVRLRPYSPEEPQTPCAAGECFILPIACAEPVEAGVLNPANAGYVLQTLRRATAGCLSGEFAAMVTAPLHKGIINEAGIPFTGHTEFLAELTGTPLPVMMLAADKLRVALATTHVPLSRVSSLITQALLTQVLNILRHDLQAKFAIPEPHILVCGLNPHAGEGGHLGTEELDVIIPTLQRLQQQGMHLTGPLPADTLFTPRNLQGADAVLAMYHDQGLPVLKHAGFGKAINITLGLPVIRTSVDHGTALELAGTGKAETGSLREAIDLAVNLSGKRT from the coding sequence ATGGCACAGCGCCCACGCCTCGCCATCACCGTCGGGGAACCCGCCGGGATAGGCCCCGACATCATCCTGATGTTGTTGCAGCAACAGCAATGGCCCACCGACCTGGTGATCATTGCCGACCCCGCCGTCATGCAGGAACGCGCCCGGCAACTGGGCATCAACGTCCGCTTGCGCCCCTATTCCCCGGAAGAGCCGCAAACGCCCTGTGCAGCCGGGGAATGCTTCATCCTGCCGATTGCGTGCGCTGAACCGGTTGAAGCGGGCGTCCTCAACCCTGCCAATGCCGGGTACGTCCTGCAAACCCTGCGGCGGGCAACAGCAGGTTGCCTGAGCGGTGAGTTTGCCGCCATGGTAACAGCGCCGTTGCACAAAGGCATTATCAATGAAGCGGGCATACCCTTCACCGGCCACACCGAATTCCTGGCCGAACTGACCGGTACGCCCCTGCCGGTGATGATGCTGGCCGCTGACAAACTGCGGGTAGCGCTCGCAACCACGCATGTGCCGCTCAGCAGGGTCAGTTCCCTGATCACGCAGGCACTGCTGACCCAGGTGCTGAATATCCTGCGCCATGACTTGCAGGCAAAATTTGCCATCCCCGAACCCCATATCCTGGTATGCGGCCTCAACCCCCACGCTGGCGAAGGCGGGCATCTGGGAACAGAGGAACTGGATGTTATCATCCCCACACTACAGCGCCTGCAACAGCAAGGGATGCACCTGACCGGCCCCCTGCCCGCCGATACCCTGTTCACGCCCCGCAACCTGCAAGGCGCTGATGCGGTACTGGCCATGTACCACGACCAGGGGCTGCCGGTGCTCAAACACGCCGGTTTCGGCAAAGCGATCAATATTACGCTGGGCTTGCCGGTTATCCGCACATCAGTGGATCACGGCACGGCGCTGGAGCTGGCAGGGACAGGCAAGGCGGAAACAGGCAGTTTACGGGAAGCGATTGATCTGGCAGTCAATCTCAGCGGGAAACGCACATAA
- a CDS encoding SurA N-terminal domain-containing protein, which produces MNKAKFLPRLGATALFLVLASPPLRADNSVPLDQIAAVVNSDVVMLSEAHQRAQVLRTSSKAAASLAPQALLKTAVDNLIMERLQTQKAEASGIQIDDVTLNKAIESIASQNKLSLPAFQQALQQEGIDYAEFREQTRRKLMADALRKRELRNRLQASGAQESDAAVEQQYQAWLLELRNGAYIEYRIPVETGSGLKLH; this is translated from the coding sequence ATGAATAAGGCAAAATTTCTCCCACGACTGGGCGCAACCGCACTTTTCCTGGTACTGGCCAGCCCGCCGCTACGCGCCGACAACAGCGTCCCACTCGACCAGATTGCAGCAGTCGTCAACAGTGATGTCGTGATGCTGAGCGAAGCCCACCAACGGGCGCAGGTATTGCGCACTTCCAGCAAGGCTGCCGCCAGCCTTGCCCCGCAGGCGCTGCTCAAAACGGCGGTCGACAACCTGATCATGGAACGCCTGCAAACGCAAAAGGCGGAAGCGTCCGGCATCCAGATTGATGATGTCACCCTCAACAAGGCGATTGAAAGCATTGCCAGCCAGAACAAGCTGAGCCTGCCCGCTTTCCAACAAGCCTTGCAACAGGAAGGCATCGACTATGCCGAATTCCGCGAACAAACCCGCCGCAAACTGATGGCCGACGCCCTGCGCAAGCGTGAACTGCGCAACCGCCTACAAGCCTCCGGCGCACAGGAAAGTGATGCCGCAGTGGAACAGCAGTATCAGGCATGGTTGCTGGAACTACGCAACGGGGCTTATATCGAATACCGCATCCCGGTTGAAACCGGCAGCGGCCTGAAATTGCACTAA
- a CDS encoding LPS-assembly protein LptD, whose amino-acid sequence MVTRLQQHCLRCVLISLSCSPVVVFAQTEWMECPVPETIPVGSDQRPSSLPPQAVYIEADTALFRAQGLSTMEGNVHVSQGDKALRADRASYQQPEGIVSGSGNVGFSSGNMQLRSSELHYDLGKETGEMQDAEYYLQQADGHGYSKRVVQDPPGLTRLENSTYTTCPADSPDWSLNATTINLLHDEERGTASNATLKIRNVPVLYLPYFSFPLTDARKSGFLWPIIGSNERSGLQLSIPYYFNLAPNYDLTLTPTLLGRRGLQLGSEYRYLTEKHKGTLTYALLPDDRASDKNNRYYFNVQNNTRLGSVSSLELKAEGVSDDQYFVDLGNSLESTSVVNLERRLEYRTAGENWSFSSLLQNYQVLDGGVAPHARLPQLLLRYRPPQRGNGLNLSTETEFTHFSGSKTETNGTRLDLSARVSKKFSTDAAYIRPSLTLHHTEYDLDNATETRITRSLPSASLDTGLFFERNIKDGRYVQTLEPRLFYTYTPYRDQSNIPVFDSSKRSLSYDQLFAENRFTGKDRIGDTNRLSASLTTRVQSPDDGRELFRASIGQMYYFDDRKVTLPDEAPVQGDKSELILEAAGEINPRTRLSSTAYWDSGENTFNAGEVRLRYKDDKQRIVNVGYAQRKDDFESASLSFSVPVNPRWKAIGAWEHDLQNDRDLETVIGAEYESCCWKTRVASRNYLLPDNTTRDNAVFVELELKGLGNFGSGTRDLLRDRVYGYE is encoded by the coding sequence ATGGTAACCAGACTACAACAGCATTGCTTGCGCTGCGTATTAATAAGCCTGTCGTGCAGTCCAGTGGTCGTTTTTGCCCAGACCGAGTGGATGGAGTGCCCGGTTCCGGAAACCATCCCGGTTGGCAGTGACCAACGCCCATCCAGCCTCCCACCGCAAGCCGTCTATATAGAGGCGGATACTGCCCTGTTCCGCGCACAAGGGCTGTCAACTATGGAAGGCAATGTGCATGTATCCCAGGGTGACAAAGCCCTGCGCGCAGACCGTGCCAGTTACCAGCAGCCGGAGGGGATTGTCAGCGGCTCCGGTAATGTCGGTTTCAGCAGCGGCAACATGCAGTTGCGCAGCAGTGAACTGCATTACGACCTGGGCAAGGAAACCGGGGAAATGCAGGATGCGGAGTACTACCTGCAACAGGCCGATGGTCACGGTTACAGCAAGCGCGTAGTGCAGGACCCCCCCGGGCTGACACGTCTGGAAAATTCCACCTACACAACCTGCCCCGCCGACAGCCCAGACTGGAGTTTAAACGCCACTACCATCAACCTGCTCCACGATGAAGAGCGCGGAACCGCCAGTAACGCTACCCTGAAAATACGCAATGTGCCGGTGCTGTATCTGCCATACTTTTCCTTTCCGCTGACGGACGCGCGTAAATCCGGCTTCCTGTGGCCGATCATCGGTAGCAATGAACGTTCCGGGCTACAACTGAGCATCCCTTACTATTTCAACCTTGCGCCCAATTACGACCTGACCCTCACCCCCACCCTGCTGGGGCGGCGCGGCCTGCAACTGGGCAGTGAATACCGTTACCTGACAGAAAAGCACAAGGGAACCTTAACTTATGCGCTACTGCCGGATGATCGCGCCAGCGACAAGAACAACCGTTATTATTTCAACGTGCAAAACAACACCCGGCTAGGGTCTGTGTCCAGCCTGGAACTGAAAGCGGAAGGCGTGTCGGATGACCAGTATTTCGTCGACTTGGGCAATTCCCTGGAATCCACCAGTGTGGTCAACCTGGAGCGGCGTCTGGAATACCGCACTGCCGGGGAAAACTGGTCTTTTTCCAGCCTGCTGCAAAACTATCAAGTGCTGGATGGCGGAGTTGCGCCCCATGCCCGGCTGCCGCAGCTGCTGCTGCGTTATCGCCCGCCGCAACGCGGCAATGGCCTCAACCTGAGCACCGAAACCGAGTTCACCCACTTTTCCGGCAGCAAAACGGAAACCAATGGCACTCGCCTCGACTTGAGTGCCCGCGTGAGCAAGAAATTTTCCACTGACGCTGCTTACATCCGCCCATCCCTGACCCTGCACCACACCGAATATGATCTGGATAATGCCACCGAAACACGCATTACCCGCAGCCTTCCCAGTGCCAGTCTCGATACTGGCCTGTTTTTTGAGCGCAATATCAAGGATGGCCGCTACGTGCAGACACTGGAACCTCGCCTGTTCTACACTTACACGCCCTACCGCGACCAAAGCAACATTCCGGTGTTTGACTCATCCAAGCGCAGTCTCAGTTACGACCAGTTGTTTGCGGAAAACCGTTTCACCGGCAAGGATCGGATCGGCGACACCAACCGCCTGTCAGCCTCCCTCACCACCCGTGTCCAGTCGCCAGACGACGGGCGTGAGCTGTTCCGCGCCAGTATCGGCCAGATGTATTATTTCGACGACCGCAAAGTGACCCTACCGGATGAAGCACCGGTACAGGGTGACAAATCCGAACTCATCCTCGAAGCCGCTGGCGAAATCAACCCGCGTACCCGCCTCAGCAGCACTGCTTACTGGGACAGCGGGGAAAACACTTTCAACGCCGGAGAAGTACGCCTGCGTTACAAGGATGACAAACAACGTATCGTCAATGTCGGTTACGCCCAGCGCAAGGATGACTTTGAATCCGCCAGCCTGTCATTCTCAGTGCCGGTCAACCCACGCTGGAAGGCCATCGGCGCGTGGGAACACGATTTGCAGAATGACCGTGACCTGGAAACCGTCATCGGTGCAGAATATGAAAGCTGCTGCTGGAAAACCCGTGTCGCCAGCCGCAACTACCTGCTTCCCGACAACACCACCCGCGACAACGCGGTGTTCGTTGAGCTGGAACTGAAAGGGCTGGGCAACTTCGGCAGCGGAACCCGTGACCTGCTGCGAGATAGGGTGTATGGATATGAATAA
- a CDS encoding AT hook, DNA-binding domain-containing protein, producing MQPDDSNTKRSRGRPKGATSSTLAEVRAQAAEEKRKIREELSHKINVLRHQLDEMDNSYKDEVRELREALRMSEQREAFYRAALEERLLIVADHVHKSLTEWAAAELEEGQITQRKRGRPRKTFK from the coding sequence ATGCAGCCAGATGATTCAAATACAAAGCGTAGCCGAGGGCGTCCCAAGGGCGCGACTTCCAGCACCTTGGCCGAAGTCCGGGCACAGGCTGCGGAAGAAAAACGCAAAATCAGGGAAGAGTTGAGCCACAAGATCAATGTGTTACGCCATCAGCTGGATGAAATGGACAACAGCTATAAGGACGAAGTGCGTGAACTGCGCGAAGCCCTGCGCATGAGCGAGCAGCGTGAAGCCTTTTACCGGGCGGCTTTGGAAGAGCGTTTGCTGATCGTCGCTGATCACGTCCACAAGAGCCTGACTGAATGGGCTGCTGCGGAACTGGAAGAAGGCCAGATTACCCAGCGTAAACGCGGGCGTCCGCGCAAAACGTTTAAATAG
- the dapE gene encoding succinyl-diaminopimelate desuccinylase: MSATLDLAIDLISRPSVTPLDEGCQQLIADRLAPLDFVAEHMRFGDVDNLWLRKGTQSPVFCFAGHTDVVPTGPLEAWDSHPFQPEIRDGLLYGRGAADMKGSIAAFVVAAENFVRANPNHQGSIAFLITSDEEGPSINGTVKVVEALEKRNEKIDWCLVGEPSSTCCVGDVVKNGRRGSLNGILTVVGQQGHVAYPHLADNPIHRAAPALAELVSIEWDKGNAFFPPTSFQISNIRGGTGANNVIPGTVTVEFNFRFSTEQTEAGLREQVESIFKRHGLHYELKWTLSGNPFLTPRGELVAASVEAIRNVNGQDTELSTSGGTSDGRFIAPTGAQVMELGPVNKTIHKVNERVSVADLDALAIIYQKILESLLTAPSV, translated from the coding sequence ATGTCTGCTACTCTTGATCTTGCCATCGACCTGATCTCACGCCCTTCCGTCACCCCGCTGGATGAAGGCTGCCAACAACTGATTGCTGACAGGCTTGCCCCTCTCGATTTCGTTGCCGAGCACATGCGTTTCGGTGATGTCGACAACCTGTGGTTGCGTAAGGGCACGCAGTCTCCTGTTTTCTGCTTTGCCGGACACACCGATGTAGTGCCTACCGGCCCGCTGGAAGCTTGGGACAGCCACCCGTTCCAGCCGGAAATCCGCGACGGGTTGCTGTACGGGCGTGGTGCGGCAGACATGAAAGGCAGTATCGCCGCCTTCGTAGTGGCTGCTGAAAACTTCGTGCGCGCAAACCCCAATCATCAGGGTTCCATTGCTTTCCTGATTACCAGTGACGAAGAAGGCCCTTCCATCAACGGTACGGTCAAGGTAGTGGAAGCGCTGGAAAAGCGTAACGAAAAGATTGACTGGTGTCTGGTGGGTGAACCTTCCAGCACCTGCTGCGTGGGCGACGTAGTGAAAAACGGGCGGCGCGGTTCGCTCAACGGCATCCTGACCGTGGTTGGCCAGCAAGGGCATGTCGCCTACCCGCACTTGGCGGATAACCCCATCCATCGCGCTGCACCAGCACTGGCGGAGCTGGTCAGCATTGAGTGGGACAAGGGCAACGCGTTTTTCCCGCCGACCAGTTTTCAAATTTCCAACATCCGGGGTGGTACGGGCGCGAACAATGTGATTCCGGGTACGGTAACGGTTGAGTTCAACTTCCGCTTCTCGACAGAACAGACAGAAGCTGGTCTACGTGAACAGGTGGAATCCATCTTCAAGCGGCACGGCTTGCATTACGAGCTGAAATGGACATTATCCGGCAACCCGTTCCTCACACCGCGTGGTGAGCTGGTTGCTGCCAGTGTCGAGGCAATCCGCAACGTTAACGGGCAAGATACGGAGCTGTCGACATCTGGCGGCACATCGGATGGGCGTTTCATCGCGCCAACCGGTGCGCAGGTAATGGAACTGGGGCCGGTCAACAAGACCATCCATAAAGTCAACGAGCGCGTGTCAGTCGCTGACCTGGATGCACTGGCGATTATCTACCAGAAAATACTGGAAAGCCTGCTGACTGCGCCATCCGTTTAA
- a CDS encoding ArsC family reductase: MTILYGISNCDTVKKARAWMEERAIPYTFHDFRKDGLNPVWLREWTAEFGWETLVNKRGTTWRNLPEETRANMDETLALVVMEENPAIIKRPLLDLGARHVVGFSPDTYRELFQN, encoded by the coding sequence ATGACCATCCTGTACGGCATCAGCAACTGCGACACGGTGAAAAAAGCCCGCGCGTGGATGGAAGAGCGTGCCATTCCCTACACCTTCCACGACTTCCGCAAGGATGGCCTGAACCCGGTGTGGCTGCGTGAATGGACAGCAGAATTCGGCTGGGAAACGCTGGTCAACAAACGTGGCACGACTTGGCGCAATCTGCCGGAAGAAACCCGCGCGAACATGGATGAAACCCTGGCGCTGGTGGTGATGGAGGAAAACCCTGCTATCATCAAACGCCCGTTGCTGGATTTGGGTGCTCGTCACGTTGTTGGTTTTTCGCCGGATACTTACCGCGAACTGTTTCAGAATTAA
- a CDS encoding S24 family peptidase: MSETRINVETFKQNLQPNFKQGGGMGELGSCAESEPYALQVIDDSMEPEFAKGCIIIIDPTGIVRDGAYVFAVDNKDEYIFRQLRIVDGKHILVALNASYPPLEISGMDRIEGVITQRAGRRRSYHKWYDK; the protein is encoded by the coding sequence ATGTCCGAAACCCGCATCAATGTTGAAACCTTCAAACAAAACCTGCAACCGAATTTCAAACAAGGTGGAGGCATGGGTGAACTCGGCAGTTGCGCCGAATCTGAACCCTACGCCCTGCAAGTCATCGACGACAGCATGGAACCGGAATTTGCCAAGGGCTGTATCATTATCATCGACCCGACCGGTATCGTGCGCGATGGCGCGTATGTATTCGCCGTTGACAACAAGGACGAATACATCTTCCGCCAGTTGCGCATCGTTGACGGCAAACACATCCTGGTCGCGCTCAACGCAAGCTACCCACCCCTCGAAATCAGCGGCATGGATCGTATCGAAGGCGTGATCACCCAACGCGCTGGCCGCCGCCGCTCCTATCACAAGTGGTACGACAAATGA
- the cysG gene encoding siroheme synthase CysG, translated as MDRFPVFLDLHGRNCLVVGGGKVAERKADSLLKAGAHVTVISPAITDEMRNTLDQQNAVWQAREFADSDIESQFLIIAATNNERVNAHVAALADKRNIPVNVVDDQSLCSFIVPSVVDRSPVIVAVSTGGASPVLARQLRMRLETMISSSCGQLAGITEEYRDIVKKRLPEEQRKGFWEQALKGPFAELVYAGHEADARRLLDEMLDKYPSEHSIGEVYLVGAGPGDPDLLTFKALRLMQQADVMVYDRLVSKSILDMANQNAERIYVGKEKANHAVPQDKINDLLVELAKQGKRVLRLKGGDPFIFGRGGEEIETLAENGIPFQVVPGITAAAGCSSYAGIPLTHRDYAQSCTFATGHLKDGTIDLNWPQLAQPNQTVVFYMGLTGIEVISQKLQEFGRSGDTPAALVEQGTTRNQRIHIGTIATLPQLVKERGVRAPTLTIVGEVVQLHDKLHWYEPQRHVIASEFSRNTPVEA; from the coding sequence ATGGATCGTTTTCCCGTATTCCTCGATTTGCATGGCCGTAATTGTCTGGTCGTCGGTGGCGGCAAGGTTGCCGAACGCAAGGCTGATAGCCTGCTCAAAGCTGGCGCGCATGTCACGGTGATTTCCCCAGCCATTACTGACGAAATGCGTAATACCCTCGACCAGCAAAATGCTGTCTGGCAGGCGCGTGAATTTGCGGATAGCGATATTGAAAGCCAATTCCTGATTATCGCCGCTACCAACAACGAGCGGGTCAATGCGCATGTGGCTGCGCTGGCAGACAAACGCAATATTCCGGTCAATGTGGTGGATGACCAGTCGCTATGCAGTTTCATTGTGCCCTCCGTGGTTGACCGTTCCCCGGTTATCGTCGCGGTTTCCACCGGTGGCGCATCCCCGGTACTGGCTCGGCAGTTGCGGATGCGGCTGGAAACCATGATTTCCTCCAGTTGCGGCCAACTGGCCGGGATCACCGAAGAATACCGCGACATCGTAAAAAAACGCCTGCCAGAAGAGCAGCGCAAAGGTTTCTGGGAACAGGCGCTGAAAGGCCCGTTTGCCGAACTGGTGTATGCCGGACACGAAGCCGACGCCCGCCGCTTGCTGGATGAAATGCTCGACAAATACCCATCCGAACACAGCATCGGTGAAGTCTATCTGGTCGGCGCAGGCCCCGGCGACCCGGATTTGCTCACCTTCAAGGCGCTGCGCCTGATGCAGCAGGCCGATGTGATGGTTTACGACCGGCTGGTTTCCAAGTCGATCCTGGACATGGCCAACCAAAATGCCGAGCGCATTTACGTGGGTAAGGAAAAAGCTAACCACGCGGTTCCTCAAGATAAAATCAATGACTTGCTGGTGGAACTTGCCAAACAGGGTAAACGTGTCCTGCGCCTCAAAGGTGGCGACCCGTTCATCTTCGGGCGTGGCGGCGAAGAAATCGAAACGCTGGCGGAGAATGGCATTCCCTTTCAGGTTGTACCCGGTATTACCGCCGCTGCCGGTTGCTCATCCTACGCCGGTATTCCGCTCACCCATCGCGATTACGCACAGTCCTGCACCTTCGCTACCGGCCACCTCAAAGACGGCACCATCGACCTGAACTGGCCGCAGCTTGCCCAGCCCAACCAGACCGTAGTGTTCTACATGGGTCTGACCGGCATCGAAGTCATCAGCCAGAAATTGCAGGAATTTGGCCGCTCCGGCGACACACCTGCCGCACTGGTGGAACAAGGCACTACCCGCAACCAGCGCATCCACATCGGCACCATCGCTACCCTGCCACAACTGGTGAAGGAACGCGGCGTGCGCGCCCCTACCCTAACCATCGTCGGTGAAGTCGTGCAACTGCATGACAAATTGCACTGGTACGAACCGCAGCGCCATGTCATCGCCAGTGAATTCAGCCGCAACACCCCCGTGGAGGCATAA
- a CDS encoding class I SAM-dependent methyltransferase, producing the protein MDRAKRAAFEFTLTWQSEAASHCDRYYAGKVSYWRDIFPFSMETCINQLEPGQSCTQAFPAGELVPAHEARRVATFAASQFEGKQRFMLIEPRVGRFYPQGFAWQALNCYKGNFQPFRVIGKAEGKLAGDPNHPLARYPLTLQARYVETLPPIEEHGGACNDIAEMVTEKGPGLQAPYPGVATDFYATYPFTRMDEREDALFYTNERLVNHLDKTAIAEVSAIYAKLLKPGMKVLDLMSSWVSHLPASLTDLHVTGLGMNQAELDANPRLNASVVQDLNQNPQLPFADNNFDAVICTVSVEYLTQPLAVMRELARVTSTGGVVVMTFSERWFPPKVIDIWPEMHPFERQGLVLDYFLKTDGLTELHTESIRGLPRPEDDKHSRETHLSDPVYAVWGAVTG; encoded by the coding sequence ATGGATCGAGCCAAGCGCGCAGCATTCGAGTTCACCCTTACCTGGCAAAGCGAAGCCGCCAGCCATTGCGACCGCTATTATGCGGGCAAGGTCAGCTACTGGCGCGACATTTTCCCCTTCAGCATGGAAACCTGCATCAACCAGCTGGAGCCGGGGCAAAGCTGCACGCAAGCCTTCCCTGCCGGGGAACTGGTTCCCGCCCACGAAGCCCGCCGTGTCGCCACCTTCGCCGCCAGCCAGTTCGAGGGCAAACAGCGCTTCATGCTGATTGAGCCACGAGTCGGCAGGTTCTACCCACAGGGTTTCGCGTGGCAGGCGCTCAACTGCTACAAGGGTAATTTCCAGCCCTTCCGCGTGATCGGCAAGGCAGAGGGCAAGTTGGCCGGTGACCCCAACCATCCATTAGCGCGCTACCCGCTGACCCTACAAGCCCGCTATGTGGAAACCCTGCCACCGATTGAGGAACACGGTGGCGCGTGCAATGACATTGCCGAAATGGTGACGGAAAAAGGCCCCGGCTTGCAGGCTCCCTACCCCGGCGTCGCCACTGATTTCTACGCCACCTACCCGTTTACCCGTATGGACGAACGAGAGGATGCGCTGTTCTACACCAACGAACGCCTGGTCAACCATCTGGACAAAACCGCCATCGCCGAAGTCAGCGCCATCTACGCCAAACTGCTCAAACCGGGTATGAAGGTGCTTGACCTGATGAGCAGTTGGGTTTCCCACCTGCCCGCTTCCCTCACCGATCTGCACGTCACCGGCCTCGGCATGAATCAGGCGGAACTGGACGCCAACCCACGCCTGAATGCCTCCGTCGTGCAAGACCTGAACCAGAACCCGCAACTGCCGTTTGCCGACAACAACTTCGACGCCGTGATCTGCACCGTCTCGGTCGAATACCTCACCCAACCACTGGCAGTCATGCGCGAACTCGCCCGCGTTACCAGCACTGGCGGCGTGGTGGTCATGACCTTCTCCGAACGCTGGTTCCCACCCAAGGTCATCGACATCTGGCCGGAAATGCATCCGTTTGAACGCCAAGGGCTGGTGCTGGATTATTTCCTCAAAACCGATGGATTGACGGAGTTACACACCGAATCCATCCGCGGGCTGCCACGCCCGGAGGACGACAAACACAGCCGCGAAACTCATCTTTCCGACCCAGTGTATGCTGTGTGGGGAGCGGTTACAGGCTAA